In one Shinella zoogloeoides genomic region, the following are encoded:
- a CDS encoding esterase-like activity of phytase family protein has product MKTRSLTAALAAVLAASVAPAASAEPVFNRISSFAVADNLPEGVDKAMPTSSEIIAASEDGNTLVYSDSPNKAIGFIDITDAKAPKAGGSVSFDGEPTSVAIAAGKALVAVNTRESFVKPSGVLTQVDLASKAIDATCDIGGQPDSIALNKDKTIAAIAIENERDEEVNDGAIPQMPAGDLVLLSLKDGVVDCGSLKRVTLTGLAAVAGEDPEPEFVAFNGLDEIALTLQENNHIVIVDGKTGAVKSHFSAGTVSLEGVDTKKDGALKFTGEVKDVAREPDAVKWLDDNRLVVANEGDWKGGARGFTIFDKEGKVLHENGAGFEREIAKIGHYPDKRNKKGVEPEGLEAAKFGDDNLFFVLAERASIVGVYKDTGTEPELLQLLPSGVGPEGAVAIPARNLFVTANESDLVEDGGARSHVMIYERAEGEATYPQIVSTEKDGELIGFGALSGLAPIKDKPGMLHAVNDSFYASQPTIFTIDATQKPAKIVDALRITRNGAAAQKLDSEGLTPDGEGGFWLANEGDADKLYAHAIIHVNEKGEIEKEIAIPAELRAGEKRFGFEGITSVGEGDDMVLWMAMQREWGDDEKGFVKLVSYKPSSKEWGAVRYPLEKTESGWVGLSEITVNGDYAYIIERDNLIGQAAKLKKLYRVALADLKPAKLGTELPVVKKQEVRDLIPDLKAGNGYVVDKVEGFAIDAAGNGFVVTDNDGVDDSSGETLFFGIGPINAM; this is encoded by the coding sequence ATGAAGACCCGTTCGCTCACCGCCGCGCTCGCGGCGGTCCTCGCCGCATCGGTGGCCCCCGCCGCCAGCGCCGAGCCCGTATTCAATCGCATTTCATCCTTCGCCGTAGCCGACAACCTGCCCGAGGGCGTGGATAAGGCGATGCCGACCTCGTCCGAAATCATCGCCGCCTCCGAGGACGGCAATACGCTCGTCTATTCCGACAGCCCGAACAAGGCGATCGGCTTCATCGACATCACCGACGCGAAGGCCCCGAAGGCCGGCGGCTCCGTCTCCTTCGACGGCGAGCCGACCTCCGTCGCTATAGCGGCCGGCAAGGCGCTCGTCGCGGTCAACACCCGCGAGAGCTTCGTGAAGCCGTCGGGCGTTCTCACCCAGGTCGACCTCGCCTCGAAGGCTATCGACGCGACCTGCGATATCGGCGGCCAGCCGGATTCCATCGCCCTCAACAAGGACAAGACGATCGCCGCGATCGCCATCGAGAACGAGCGCGATGAAGAGGTCAATGACGGCGCCATCCCGCAGATGCCGGCCGGCGATCTCGTCCTGCTGTCGCTCAAGGACGGCGTCGTCGATTGCGGCTCGTTGAAGCGCGTGACGCTCACCGGCCTTGCCGCGGTTGCCGGCGAGGACCCGGAGCCGGAATTCGTTGCCTTCAACGGCCTCGACGAAATCGCCCTCACGCTGCAGGAAAACAACCATATCGTCATCGTCGACGGCAAGACCGGCGCCGTGAAGAGCCACTTCTCCGCCGGCACCGTCAGCCTCGAGGGCGTCGATACCAAGAAAGACGGTGCGCTGAAGTTCACCGGCGAGGTCAAGGACGTCGCCCGCGAGCCGGACGCCGTGAAGTGGCTCGACGACAACCGCCTCGTCGTCGCCAACGAGGGCGACTGGAAGGGCGGCGCCCGCGGCTTCACCATCTTCGACAAGGAAGGCAAGGTTCTCCACGAGAACGGCGCCGGCTTCGAGCGTGAAATCGCGAAGATCGGCCACTACCCGGACAAGCGCAACAAGAAGGGCGTGGAGCCGGAAGGCCTGGAAGCCGCCAAATTCGGCGACGACAACCTGTTCTTCGTGCTGGCCGAGCGCGCTTCCATCGTCGGCGTCTACAAGGACACCGGCACGGAGCCCGAACTTCTCCAGCTTCTGCCCTCGGGCGTCGGCCCGGAAGGCGCGGTCGCCATTCCGGCCCGCAACCTCTTCGTGACCGCCAACGAAAGCGACCTCGTCGAGGACGGCGGCGCACGCTCGCACGTCATGATCTACGAGCGCGCGGAAGGCGAGGCGACGTATCCGCAGATCGTCTCCACCGAGAAAGACGGCGAACTGATCGGCTTCGGCGCGCTGTCCGGCCTTGCGCCTATCAAGGACAAGCCGGGCATGCTCCATGCCGTGAACGACTCCTTCTACGCCTCGCAGCCGACGATCTTCACGATCGACGCCACGCAGAAGCCGGCGAAGATCGTCGATGCGCTGCGCATCACGCGCAACGGCGCCGCCGCTCAGAAGCTCGACAGCGAAGGCCTGACGCCGGACGGCGAGGGCGGCTTCTGGCTTGCCAACGAGGGCGATGCCGACAAGCTCTACGCCCATGCCATCATCCACGTGAACGAGAAGGGCGAGATCGAGAAGGAAATCGCCATCCCCGCCGAGCTGCGCGCCGGCGAGAAGCGTTTCGGCTTCGAGGGCATCACCAGCGTCGGCGAAGGCGACGACATGGTGCTCTGGATGGCCATGCAGCGCGAATGGGGCGACGACGAGAAGGGCTTCGTGAAGCTCGTCTCCTACAAGCCGTCGTCCAAGGAATGGGGCGCGGTGCGCTATCCGCTCGAAAAGACGGAAAGCGGCTGGGTCGGCCTCTCCGAGATCACGGTGAACGGCGACTATGCCTATATCATCGAGCGCGACAACCTGATCGGCCAGGCGGCCAAGCTGAAGAAGCTTTACCGCGTCGCGCTCGCCGACCTGAAGCCGGCCAAGCTCGGCACCGAGCTGCCGGTCGTGAAGAAGCAAGAGGTCCGCGACCTCATTCCCGACCTGAAGGCCGGAAACGGCTACGTCGTCGACAAGGTCGAGGGCTTTGCCATCGACGCCGCCGGCAACGGCTTCGTCGTGACGGACAATGACGGGGTGGACGACTCCTCCGGCGAGACGCTGTTCTTCGGCATCGGCCCGATCAACGCGATGTAA
- a CDS encoding MarR family winged helix-turn-helix transcriptional regulator, with product MMDEGVSLARSKFLLLLECQGPQRSTDIACALGFAPRTVTEAIDGLERDKLVKREPDPKDRRAKIVSITDMGRTVISAAQQPQHKTIEAIFAVLTEDQKQHMKEIIRCLSEKTEELQRERDKSEGIADAAPVRSLHAVG from the coding sequence ATGATGGACGAAGGCGTATCGCTCGCCCGCAGCAAGTTCCTGCTTTTGCTGGAATGCCAGGGCCCGCAGCGCTCCACGGACATCGCCTGCGCTCTTGGTTTCGCACCCCGTACGGTGACGGAAGCGATCGATGGTCTTGAGCGTGACAAGCTGGTCAAGCGCGAGCCCGATCCGAAGGACCGACGCGCCAAGATCGTCTCGATAACGGATATGGGCCGGACCGTCATCTCGGCCGCCCAGCAGCCGCAGCACAAGACGATCGAAGCCATATTCGCGGTTCTGACCGAAGACCAGAAGCAGCATATGAAGGAAATCATCCGCTGTCTCAGCGAGAAGACCGAGGAGCTGCAACGGGAACGAGACAAGAGCGAGGGCATTGCCGACGCGGCACCCGTTCGCTCCCTCCACGCCGTCGGCTGA
- a CDS encoding metallophosphoesterase family protein: MPFRFLHTADLHLDSPLTSLALRNADLGDLVRGATRKALERIVDLAISEAVDAVIIAGDLYDGSQTSMATALFLMGQMRRLEAAGIRVFLIRGNHDAQSQITRELTFPPNVHVFDGRGKPVRAGALANGREVHVHGVSFANPHAPASLLPTYRAPVADALNIGLMHTSLAGASRHDPYAPVGIPDLTAHGFDYWALGHIHQRRVHLEKPWIVMPGNPQGRDINEGGPKGVTLATIAEDGTIACEERLVALAVFERLSVDLSDIDDWSAMLDRAETVLGEARAAAGGAHLVARLMLTGATSLAWRLRRDEDLLLAEIQNLAASLGECWIEAVELAVSVPAAMAGSDAGPVTELSRLMREDVVGSHAYRAELRETLADLLRQLPKEARSLLAPDEAAEEALLSDLALQGSDAVLARLGGESERA, encoded by the coding sequence ATGCCTTTCCGCTTCCTTCATACGGCCGACCTCCATCTCGATTCGCCGCTCACCTCGCTCGCATTGCGCAATGCTGACCTAGGCGACCTCGTGCGCGGGGCGACGCGCAAGGCGCTGGAGCGCATCGTCGATCTCGCAATTTCGGAGGCGGTGGATGCGGTCATCATCGCCGGCGACCTCTATGACGGGTCGCAGACCTCCATGGCGACGGCGCTCTTCCTGATGGGCCAGATGCGCCGGCTGGAGGCGGCCGGCATCCGCGTGTTCCTCATCCGCGGCAACCATGATGCGCAGTCGCAGATCACCCGGGAGCTGACCTTCCCGCCGAACGTGCACGTCTTCGACGGCCGCGGCAAACCGGTAAGGGCAGGGGCGCTCGCCAACGGCCGCGAGGTGCATGTCCACGGCGTCAGCTTCGCCAATCCCCATGCCCCCGCCTCACTGCTGCCGACCTATCGCGCGCCGGTGGCGGATGCCCTCAATATCGGCCTCATGCACACCAGTCTCGCCGGCGCGAGCCGCCACGATCCCTATGCGCCTGTCGGCATACCGGACCTGACGGCGCACGGTTTCGATTATTGGGCGCTCGGCCATATCCACCAGCGCCGCGTGCATCTCGAAAAGCCCTGGATCGTCATGCCCGGCAATCCGCAGGGCCGCGACATCAACGAGGGCGGGCCGAAGGGCGTGACGCTCGCCACCATTGCCGAGGACGGCACGATCGCCTGCGAGGAACGCCTCGTCGCGCTCGCGGTGTTCGAGCGGCTTTCCGTCGATCTCTCTGATATCGACGACTGGTCCGCCATGCTCGACCGCGCCGAAACGGTGCTGGGCGAGGCGAGGGCGGCGGCCGGCGGTGCCCATCTCGTCGCCCGCCTCATGCTCACAGGCGCGACGTCGCTCGCCTGGCGCCTGCGCCGCGACGAGGACCTGCTGCTTGCGGAAATCCAGAACCTTGCCGCCTCGCTCGGCGAATGCTGGATCGAAGCGGTGGAACTTGCCGTTTCGGTGCCGGCGGCGATGGCAGGCTCCGATGCCGGCCCGGTCACCGAGCTTTCACGCCTGATGCGGGAGGATGTGGTCGGGAGCCATGCCTATCGCGCGGAACTGCGCGAGACGTTGGCCGATCTTCTGCGCCAGCTTCCAAAGGAGGCGCGCAGCCTGCTGGCGCCGGATGAGGCGGCGGAGGAGGCGTTGCTGTCCGATCTTGCGCTGCAGGGCTCCGACGCCGTGCTTGCCCGCCTCGGCGGCGAGAGCGAGAGGGCATAG
- the hupB gene encoding DNA-binding protein HupB yields MNKNELVSAVAEKSGLSKTDAASAVDAVFETIQGELKNGGDVRLVGFGNFSVSRREASKGRNLSTGAEIEIPARNVPKFSAGKGLKDAVNG; encoded by the coding sequence ATGAACAAGAATGAACTCGTATCCGCAGTGGCTGAGAAGTCCGGCCTCTCCAAGACGGACGCAGCATCTGCTGTCGACGCCGTTTTCGAGACGATCCAGGGCGAACTCAAGAACGGCGGTGACGTTCGTCTCGTCGGTTTCGGCAATTTCTCCGTATCGCGCCGCGAAGCCTCGAAGGGTCGTAACCTTTCGACCGGCGCCGAGATCGAGATCCCGGCTCGCAACGTGCCGAAGTTCTCGGCCGGCAAGGGCCTGAAGGACGCCGTCAACGGCTGA
- a CDS encoding AAA family ATPase: MRLDRLDLVRYGKFTDRSLDFGVPKPGKPDFHLVHGPNEAGKSTLFSAYLDLLFGIEKSSAYGFLHPYSLMRVGGRLTVGTERHEAYRLKRNQTSLVAADDRPLPDALFAPVLGSMDRGVYRTMFSLDDESIEKGGEDILKSEGELGAMLFSASSGLSDMATGLAALKAEADEFYRPSGRKHGLSVLKAEIEALATERKTLDVAARDYGVLVRERDAAASRHAEVTAARSEARAVLAQVERSLSALPYLRRMRALRTELGAFDLGASPPAGWRSLLGDLAREEAEIAARTARVVTERERQEEEREGLPEDDAVLGAQADIAALSGSALEARFRTAAMDLSHREADRSRLAVTIGTGLAALGLSPEADPAKVLLAPGLAEKLTALLSRRVALAERSEAALREQAEAEKALEAAGGGANALATDESGEEEALQTTLGAILRAARAADLPARLRDARRHVAVARQEADDALARLAPWTGTAAALEGMHVPASAEIEGLHDRFDAATETLRRQREQVAALALEVATAKATLDALRKATGAAGEEEAGRLRAAREAAWQAHLGRLDRDTAAQFEDAMQADDRAMDARLRNADRLSELRVLERTTAEGRARLETLRNETTRLEQARAEIAADVAAFARRLDLPETTPLAETTAWLERRAVALEKFSELARRTLEADLVEKEAGDVLSRLSAHLPAALARDTAIDEALFLAEDRLEALKAARIARLAATERLARAQADVKTRRKTAEEAVSALAAWQEAWRGAIAGTWLATDGAPAEPERLAALLPALQALGQNVERRNELDHRIAAMRRDQQDYAAQARRLAERLSEPFDADEPLSTVAGLVRRLAAAGTIRERREAIDKALLRLDEEGGALEERRSVLTSRLSEIFAFLGCDTLAEAGMLLEAYRKRDDVLGRVEDAARDLAQQMRAETAEEAEALLAAVDEDQLAREKGDLSARLDEFDREVEELHAARARAEEALARIAGSDEAAALEERRRTALIELAERSRRYLSTRAGIMAAEQALRLYRERHRSAMMERASKTFRDITGGEYAGLSTMLEKDSEFLVVNAGAGGSKLVRDLSKGTRFQLYLALRVAGYHEIAASREIVPFIADDIMETFDDARALNALRVMGDMACGGQVIYLTHHQHLRDLARQACPDVTIHEL; the protein is encoded by the coding sequence ATGCGCCTCGATCGCCTCGATCTCGTCCGTTACGGCAAGTTCACCGACCGCAGCCTCGACTTCGGCGTGCCTAAGCCCGGCAAGCCGGATTTCCACCTCGTGCACGGCCCCAACGAGGCCGGCAAGTCGACGCTCTTCTCCGCCTATCTCGATCTTCTCTTCGGCATCGAGAAATCGAGCGCCTACGGCTTCCTCCATCCCTATTCGCTGATGCGCGTGGGCGGGCGGCTGACCGTCGGCACGGAGCGCCACGAGGCCTATCGCCTCAAGCGCAACCAGACCTCGCTCGTCGCGGCCGACGACCGGCCGTTGCCCGACGCGCTCTTCGCCCCGGTGCTCGGCAGCATGGATCGCGGCGTCTACCGCACCATGTTCTCGCTCGACGACGAGAGCATCGAGAAGGGTGGCGAGGATATCCTGAAGAGCGAGGGCGAACTCGGCGCCATGCTTTTTTCGGCAAGTTCCGGCCTTTCCGACATGGCCACCGGCCTTGCTGCGCTGAAGGCGGAAGCCGACGAATTCTACCGGCCCTCCGGCCGCAAGCATGGCCTGTCCGTGCTCAAGGCGGAGATCGAGGCGCTGGCCACTGAACGCAAGACTCTGGACGTTGCCGCCCGCGACTATGGCGTGCTGGTGCGCGAACGCGACGCCGCGGCCTCCCGGCATGCCGAGGTGACGGCCGCCCGGAGCGAAGCGCGCGCCGTGCTGGCGCAGGTGGAGCGCAGCCTTTCCGCGCTGCCCTATCTTCGCCGCATGCGGGCGCTGCGGACGGAACTCGGCGCCTTCGACCTCGGAGCGTCGCCGCCGGCCGGCTGGCGCTCCCTTCTCGGTGACCTTGCCCGCGAGGAGGCGGAGATTGCCGCCCGCACCGCGCGGGTCGTCACGGAGCGCGAGCGGCAGGAGGAAGAGCGCGAGGGGCTGCCGGAGGACGACGCCGTGCTGGGCGCGCAGGCGGATATCGCGGCGCTCTCCGGCTCGGCGCTCGAAGCGCGCTTCCGCACGGCGGCGATGGACCTTTCGCACCGCGAGGCGGATCGGAGCCGGCTGGCCGTGACGATCGGAACGGGCCTCGCCGCGCTCGGCCTTTCGCCGGAGGCCGATCCGGCAAAAGTCCTGCTTGCGCCGGGACTTGCCGAGAAATTGACCGCCCTCCTGTCGCGCCGGGTTGCGCTGGCCGAGCGCTCGGAGGCCGCGCTTCGCGAGCAGGCCGAGGCGGAAAAGGCGCTGGAGGCGGCAGGCGGCGGAGCCAATGCTCTCGCTACGGACGAGTCAGGAGAAGAAGAGGCGTTGCAGACCACGCTCGGCGCGATCCTGCGCGCGGCCCGCGCCGCCGATCTTCCCGCGCGCTTGCGTGATGCTCGTCGCCACGTCGCTGTCGCGCGGCAGGAAGCGGACGATGCGCTGGCCCGCCTTGCCCCCTGGACAGGCACGGCGGCGGCACTCGAAGGCATGCATGTCCCGGCATCGGCGGAAATCGAGGGCCTGCACGACCGGTTCGACGCGGCGACCGAAACGTTGCGGCGCCAGCGCGAGCAGGTTGCCGCGCTTGCCTTGGAAGTGGCTACCGCCAAGGCGACGCTCGATGCGCTCCGCAAGGCAACAGGTGCAGCGGGAGAGGAAGAGGCCGGCCGATTGAGAGCGGCGCGCGAAGCGGCCTGGCAGGCCCATCTGGGCCGTCTTGACCGGGATACCGCCGCACAATTCGAAGATGCCATGCAGGCGGACGACCGCGCCATGGACGCGCGCCTGCGCAATGCCGACCGTCTCTCGGAACTACGCGTCCTCGAACGCACCACGGCCGAGGGCAGGGCGCGGCTCGAAACGCTGCGGAATGAAACGACACGCCTGGAGCAGGCAAGGGCGGAGATCGCGGCGGACGTAGCCGCGTTCGCTCGCCGCCTCGACCTGCCAGAAACGACGCCGCTGGCAGAGACGACCGCCTGGCTCGAAAGGCGGGCTGTGGCGCTGGAGAAATTCAGTGAACTTGCGCGCCGGACGCTGGAGGCCGATCTGGTCGAGAAGGAAGCGGGAGATGTTCTCTCCCGGCTGTCCGCCCATCTTCCGGCCGCGCTCGCCAGGGACACGGCTATCGACGAGGCACTGTTCCTGGCGGAGGACCGGCTGGAGGCCTTGAAGGCCGCACGAATCGCGCGGCTTGCCGCCACGGAGCGTCTGGCGCGCGCGCAGGCCGATGTCAAAACTCGCCGCAAGACCGCGGAAGAGGCGGTCTCTGCGCTCGCGGCATGGCAGGAGGCATGGAGAGGCGCGATTGCCGGCACATGGCTGGCGACGGACGGGGCCCCCGCCGAGCCCGAGCGCCTCGCCGCGCTGCTGCCGGCCTTGCAGGCGCTCGGCCAGAATGTCGAGCGGCGAAACGAGCTGGATCACCGCATCGCCGCCATGCGCCGCGACCAGCAGGACTACGCCGCCCAAGCGCGCCGGCTTGCCGAGCGGCTGTCCGAACCGTTTGATGCGGACGAACCGCTGTCGACCGTGGCCGGTCTCGTCCGCCGTCTTGCGGCAGCCGGGACCATCCGCGAAAGGCGCGAGGCCATCGACAAGGCGTTGCTGCGGCTCGATGAGGAGGGGGGGGCGCTGGAAGAGCGCCGCTCCGTCCTGACATCGCGACTGTCGGAAATCTTCGCCTTTCTCGGCTGCGACACGCTCGCGGAAGCGGGGATGCTGCTCGAAGCCTACCGCAAGCGCGACGACGTCCTTGGCCGGGTCGAAGATGCGGCGCGCGATCTTGCGCAGCAGATGCGGGCGGAAACCGCCGAGGAGGCCGAGGCGCTGCTTGCGGCGGTCGACGAGGACCAGCTTGCCCGGGAAAAGGGCGACCTTTCCGCCCGGCTGGACGAGTTCGACCGCGAGGTGGAGGAATTGCATGCGGCGCGGGCACGGGCGGAAGAGGCGCTTGCCAGGATCGCCGGCAGCGACGAGGCGGCCGCGCTGGAAGAACGGCGGCGCACGGCGCTGATCGAGCTTGCGGAACGGTCGCGGCGCTATCTTTCAACGCGCGCCGGCATCATGGCGGCCGAGCAGGCCCTGCGGCTCTATCGCGAGCGCCATCGCAGCGCGATGATGGAGCGTGCCTCGAAGACGTTCCGCGATATCACCGGCGGCGAATATGCAGGCCTTTCGACGATGCTGGAAAAGGACAGCGAGTTCCTCGTCGTCAACGCGGGCGCAGGCGGCTCGAAGCTCGTCAGGGACCTCTCCAAGGGCACGCGCTTCCAACTCTATCTTGCGCTGCGCGTCGCAGGGTATCACGAGATCGCCGCCAGCCGCGAGATCGTGCCCTTCATCGCCGACGACATCATGGAGACCTTCGACGACGCGCGCGCGCTGAACGCGTTGCGCGTCATGGGCGACATGGCGTGTGGCGGGCAGGTGATCTACCTCACGCACCACCAGCACCTGCGCGATCTCGCGCGGCAGGCCTGCCCGGACGTGACGATCCATGAATTGTGA